In the genome of Mucilaginibacter sp. 14171R-50, the window CTACCGTAAATTTTTCGACGCCGGATAGCACTAACCCGATGCAATGTTTTATTTACACGCCTTTTCAAAATTACAAGGTATTTGATGCTGCATCGGGCGTTACGCAGTACAACTATACGTATAGCGGTGATAATAAAGTTGATGACACCGGTATACCTATGTTCGCACCGCTAAGCAGCGCCGGTTATCTTTTTACAGGCCTCGATAATCTTGTTGCGCCCGGCCCGATCAACCTTTACTTTGAACTGGCCCGTGTATACGCCATAACCGGAGGGGTTACCGCTATTTCTTATTCTTACCTGAGCACCACGGGGTGGAAAACGTTGGAGATACTCGCCGACGGTACAAATAACTTTAGTTGTTCGGGCATTATTAAAGCCAATATACCGCCGGATATCGATTATGACGGCCTGCCGGACAACCAGGGCAAGTGCTGGTTAGCCATATCGGTATCTGCCCAGCCGCAATCATACGCGCAAACCGTTTTTTGCGCTACAAATGGTTTTATCGCGCGCCGCACCCAACTGCAACAAGGTGCAGCCGTAACGCATATCCCGGCGGCCACCATCTCCAAAACCTCAACTGCCGTTCCGCAGTTGGGCGTTATTCAGCAACCGTTTGCATCTTTTGGCGGCAAGGTTGAGGAAACAGCTGTGCTGATGAACCTGCGTGTTAGCAATCGCATTAAAACCAAGGACAGGGCAGCCGCTGCCGACGATTTTTTCCGGATCATCGTACAGTCTTTTCCTGATATTTTTTACGCCAAAACTGTTTTTAACAAGAGCACCAATGTCAACCAGGTATACCTGGTTAAAGCTTTCGCAGGGCCCGAAATTACGGGCGCCTTTACGCCCCTTGTTACCGCCTGCGCCGAAAAGCAGATACGGGAATTGCTGGTAGCAAAGTCGTCGTGCTTTGTGAGCATAGGAGTAGCTAACTTTAATTTTCAGTTTGTAAAAGTAACAGTCGACCTGGTTGCAGAACCGGCGAACGGTACTAACGAAATAGCGGCCCAGGTAGGGCAGCAGCTTGATTTGTTCCTGTCGCCATGGATCTCCTCAACAGGCCAGCAGGTTACTATAGATGCAGCCATAACTACGGCACAGGTAGCCGCCTTTGTTGCCGGCCTGCGCGGTGTGCAAAAAGTAAACAATGTGCGTTTGCAAACCTGGACAAACCCCGCAACTGAAATCGCAACGGTAGCTTTTACAAGCAGTGTTAAGCCCTTTGATCCGTCAATGCTGCTGGTATCCAATCTCGGTCATAATATTAATTGCAAAATATCATGAAACAGCAGTTATTTATAATCGATAAGCCGTTACCGGAAACGCAGGATTTTCAGGCGCTAAAATCGGCAGGGCTTGCTTTTCTTAAGGAACACAGCGGCGGCGAGTGGACAAATTTCAACGCCAGCGACCCGGGGGTGACCATATTGGATCAGGTGTGTTTCGCGCTGACCGAACTGGGGTATTGCAACGATTTTCCGATAGAAGATATCTTGACAGATGCTAACGGCCGTATCGTTACCAACGATCAGTTCTATTTACCGCAAGCCATCCTTACAATCAGTCCGTTTACTACCGATGATTACCGCAAGTATTTGATAGACAGTAATAAGGCCATTAAAAATGCTATACTCATTGTATATCCGTCAATACCGCCTTTTATGAGGTATATATATCAATCCTACCTTTTGCTTGATGAGCGCCTGACCGAGACCGAAAAGAACGATGTTTGTACCGAAGCGTATTACTATCTTAATAAAAGCCGTAATGCGGGAGAGCTGTTTTTTACTCCACGGCCGTTTCAAAACTTGCCATTCAGCATAAGCGGTAATATTGAAATAAACAGTACCGCCCCTGTTAATCAAATACTTACCGAGATAAATAGCGCCATACAGCAATATATTTTCCCGGCCGCTGTACAGCACGGATTTGAACAATTACGGCAGCAGAGATACAATACCCAGGACATATTAGACGGGCCCGTGCTTAATAATGGCTGGTTTACCAACCAAACCCTGGGTACACCAAAGGCAAAGCTTAACACGATGGAACTGATGGAGGTTATCAGTAAAGTAAAGGGCGTCAGTGAAGTAGGGCAGCTGAGTATATATGTGTGCGGCCAGATGATGGAACAGATAATATTATCGCCCAGCCAACTGCCGGTGTTAGACTGTTCGGCGTCGCTCTCCAGCGGCCTGCGTATTACTTATAAGGGCGCTGTTATCCCCGCCGACTACAAATTTACAGGACCTGTAAAGCCCCGCGGTATAAATACAGGTAACGTTTACCTTGATATGGAAAACGAAAACAGCCAGGTAAAACCGGGTGTCTACCGCGATATTGAAAGTTATTACTCTATCCAGAATACATTTCCCGCCATATTTTCTATTGGCGGCGATGTAGCCGACGGCAATACCACAAAATACTCAGCAGCACAGTCGCGGCAGTTAAAAGCATACCTCACCCTGTTCGACCAGGTGCTTGCAAATCAATTTGCGCAGCTGGCCGGTACCGGCCGCTTATTTTCGTTTCGCAACTCGCTTACCGCCGATACGTTGGATGAGGTATCCTACTACAGTACCTTAAACGCCGAGCAGCGCGTGTTCCCCGAATATCCGGCTCCTTATGTTTGCTTTTCACCAACGTATTTTTACCGCTCGCTTTACGACGTGCCAAACATAAGGCCGCTGTTAAAAGATAATGATGTAAAGCGCTTTTACACCGGTCAGCAAACGCAAAAGGAACTCGATTACGATAGCTGGGAAGCTTTTAAACACGATCCGTATAATGCTTACATCCATGGCTTATCAGCGTTTATGGAAGATGAGAATACCAGCATTACCCGCCGCAACGCAATGCTCGATCATTTGCTGGCCAGACATGGCGAATCGCCCTTAACCATCAACGAAATGCTCAAAGGGTCGGTATACAGCGGCAACGGCGCTAAAGACCTGGTTATATTTAAAAGCCTGTATCTTCAAAACCTGGGCCTTTTATCTTATTTCAGGTACAAAGGGTATAATATGCTGGCCGCAAAAAAAATAGCCGGGCTACCCAAGGCAGTTCCGACGGATTTTGAACACCAGATATTAAACGGCAACGACCGCGACTTTATATTTGATGCCACCAAAATAGACGAGCTTGAAAAACTTACCGTAACCGATTTTGATAACTACTCGGCAATAGAGTTAAAAATGTGCCTGTTTTTTGGCCTGCGGATGCTTTACCTCAACTTTATACTCTGCAATTTCGATAAGGCTGCAGAAGGTACCGACCTGCGGCATGCCCTATGGATGATAACCGAGCGTAAAGGCTTAATATTTATCGAAAACTGCCTGCTGCAAAGGAATGTATCCTACCAGATTGTGATTACCAGGGAGGCGGCTTACGGACCATATCTGCAGGTGGCCGGGGAACTGGATTATAACCAGGCATGGGAGGTAGTGCAGGCGCTTACCGATAATAAACAACATCTTGATGATTATGAGTATAACGGACTGGATGTAAATGGGATACACTACAGGTTTCTAACCGCATCAGGCGAACAGCAACGAAATAAATACTTTAAGCAAATCCCGCACTCTGCTTATTACTTCACGGTAAAAATAGACGGTAAAAAGGAGGTCGAAAAATTTGATGAGTTCCCGGTTTTTAAAAGCGATGTCGAATTTATATTCCCTGATTTTATTCTACCAACCGATAAGCCCGCCTTTGAAAAACGGATACAATACTTTTTACAACAAAGCCTGCCTGTGCACCTAACGTACGATGTTCACTTTTTAGGCACCGAACAGCTTGAGGCTTTTATACCGGCCTTTGTTTACTGGCATAACCAATTGATTTTTAAACCAAAGCATTATCATGAGGCAGCGTGAAGGGCATATCGTATCAACGTTGAGCTGGGACACCACGTTTGACAACAGGGCGCTGGGTTTCGACCTCCAGAACCGCTTGAGCCAGTGGAGCAGGTTTGTTATGCCCGGTGAACTCGATTACGTTTTTAAGGCGGTTTGCCCGGAGGGGATGTCCCTATCTATTCATTCGCTGGAAATAGATTTAGGAGAGATTGAAGTTAACGAACTTGAAGCACAGCTAAAGAGAAGACTGGTAGCAACCCTCAGAGAGAAACTCGCCGACATGCTGAGCTATGGGGTGCCGGGACAAAACCTTAAGCTTGTTACGCAGACCCTTGCATCGATAGAAAGCCTGCGATACTTTCTGGTTAACGGCATGATGCCCTGGAACTATAGCGGGGGTGATGTTAACGCGCTTGTAGGCGTCCTATTTAAGGAGCAGCCACACCAAACAATTGAGTTACTGCGCGAAACCGGCACGGTGTACACGGCCACCAGAAAACGCATGGCCTGGCAGTTTAACAAAGCTAATTACAACGCCACCATTCGCGGCTTTGAGCCCGTGAGTTACGACCAGATCAACTGCCTGTCGGCTGAGATGGTGCGCTTGCAGCATAAAGAGCAGTTTGTGCGCAGTAGCGTTGCCGATTTAGAAAAGGAAATAAGGCTATGGATACTGAATTACCTGCTGAGCGACAGGGGGACGATATTTAACAACCTTGCGTTCATGAAAGATATTCTTGTGCAAATGGCCCATCGCCATAACATTGCCTATTGCGATCTGCTGCTGCTGATAGAAAACGCCATTGTAAAACCAAACCTCGCGTTTAATGTAAAGGGCGATTTCATGACGGTGATCAATATGTTGTCGGAGCAGCAACGACTTACCGCGGTTAGCCTGCCTGATAACAATTTAAACTTGCCCGGTAGCACTGCTGCCCGCCGGAAGCAAGCGCGTGCCGGAAACCCGTCCCCGGCACAATTTGCCGCATATATTGTAAACGCCGGGTATCCGGACAGCCATTCATCGTTGCTGGCTTTACCGGTCGATGTTAAATACTGGCTTAAGAACGCAACAGGCCTGGATGATCATTTTATGGCTGTATTTTTTAATGCCTGCCAATATACCTTACCCTGCGATGTGGTGAAGCTGGTGCAGCTGTTTACGAAACTTCCCGGCGGAATACCGCCGCTTGCAGGCCGGTATAAAACGAGGGCAATATGCGTAGCATACCTGCTAAAGTACAGGCAACAGATAACTATAAAAACATTTTTGGGCTATTTGCTGCAACAGTGTGCCAACATTTCCGGCACTACTACTACCCAAGTATATAATACGCTGTGCAGGGTAATAATGGCCTCGCGCTTTCAGGGGCTATCTATGGCCGACTTTACCCATCTGGCAGCTGTACCGGCTGAAATGAACTATATAAAAAACGATAAGGCGCCATTTGCGGCTATAGTTTATAACCTCAATACTTATACACTGCAAAATGCAATCAACCGTACCGGTCGCGATTTTTTAAGGTTGCTTCGCGCCGATCTGAAAGCGCTTATCCGGCTGGACGCGCACAGGGTGCTGCAGTTACTAAGGGCATATAAAAACAAGGCGTTTTTGTTTGGCCCGTTACCGCTGCTAACTGACAACTGGTCGATCGACAGGTTACTCCGGGCGGGTAAAGGTGCAAATTTTGGGGTGGTAACGCAATTTATCAAGATCACAGGCAGCAATAGCGTTTTGGCGGGCAGCAAGGAGGTTGCGTGGCTGCAAAGAAATGTGGTGACACTGGCTTTAAAGGCGCTGATACTGCAACCCGGGCTTTCCGCAAAATTGCTTGTTACGCAGCTGGCAGAACTGGCGGAACGATCTGGCCGATTTACACCGGAATTTGTTACATGGCTGAGGGACCAACTAAGCCTCGAACCATTACCGGCAGAACGCCGCCGGCAGCGCCGGCCAACCGCAGCACAAAGCGGGAGCAACACCGAAACGATTGAATTGGTAAATACCCTTTTGCTGGATGAGAAGACGGCTCCGGATGCTGTTCAGGAAATACTGCAGCAATATCATTTTAATCACCCGGTTATACAGGCCATCAAACAAAACACCCATTTGTACCGGTTACTACTGAACAGGCTTTTTAGCAAGGATACACAACAGGTAACCGGTTTAGTCAGCACCGTCCTTGCCCGTATTTGTAGGACGACACCGAATGTGAATAAAGTATCGGTGCAAAGGACGTTAACTGATCTGTTTTGGCAGTGCATTTTAGCGACTGGCTGGTACAGGCTTGGGTTTAGGGGTTTTAAAAAGAACTTTGAAGCGGCTGTAAGCTATCATTACCCGGGTATTATCGTAACAGGTTCCGATCGGTTACAAGTGCGTGGTCAAATTTACGTTGCCCCGCATAATTTTGCAGGTTTGGCAAATATAAGCCATGCAGGACTGACAAAATCCCTTAAAACGGCCATTGCTGCCGGTACTAACACACTCGCAGGTGGCCGTCAAAGTATAACTTTTACAGATGTATTGTTCCAAATAGTGACCGGCGAGGGCGATCCCCTGAAATTTTCCGCAGGCCTTGCTTTGTCAGATCAGGAGATCCTCCGGTTTATGCAAAAAGTCGACCTGGAGCAGGTCCTTTACCGTTTAAACATCAGCAAACCGTCTTTATCTCAACGCATAGGCGATCTCGCCTTTATCATCCTGCTGCTTGATGCATCCGGAGGGGGCGTTGATAATGAGGCTGCCATGATGAATGTTTATAGACAGGCATTATTGTTCAGCAGCGGTCAGGGAAGCTGGCAGCCCGCGCTGGATAAACTGTTCAAGCAAACCCTCGCGCTGTTAAAAACAAACGCTGCTTTGAGCAACAAACTCGCCGTAAAATTTAACGCCGCAGGGTTTGGCATATCATCAAATATGCGACGGAACTTTATTTCACGCGCATCTGCATCACAGCAAAAGTTCATTGCCAAGTTAAATGCAGCCGGCTTAAAAGCGCTAAAAGCAACAGGCACTGAACTGCCGTTAACTACCGCCGGTAACCTATCACCGCAGGCTGTAAAAACATTGAGCAAAGATGTACTTCGCGCGCACCAAACTAACGTTACGGAACAGCTGCTATACATGGTTGTTACCGGGCAGGATGTCCCCACCTGGTTTGCCCCGCGGCCACTATATAGCGCCGCAATGCTTGCTGAAGAAATTGTGGCGCGACATCCCCTTACGTTGCTTAATATCTTAAAAAGCGAACGCTTAACAGGGCAAGAATATGAGCGGTTAGCCGCTGTGCTGCCCTTTCAACAGCTTCAGCATGTGTTGTTGGTTACTAATTGCGGCAGGTCAGTTATATATGAGTTGGAACGCCTGTACAACGCACTGGGAGAAATGGCTTTTGGCGCTGTAACAGGCCGGCATATACAAATGCTGCTGTACCGCAAACTATTGCTCGTGATCAAATCGGGCAACCGGTCATTAATATCGGCCGGTCGTATATGGCAGGAGCTTATCTGGGATATGCAGGTTAACTTCAACATACCGAAAAGTGATTTTGTAAGACTGGCGGCAAAAAAAGCGAACCTGCTTCCCCCGGGTTACCGGGCAGCACTGGGGTTAATTATCGCAGCCGGCGAAGCAAAAGCTTTAAAGGACAAATTTATTAACACCAAACTCCTCACCGAAATGCCAATTATTCAAAAGCCCGCCGGGGTAACAACAGAGCCGGTTCCCGTAAAAAATGCCGGCATGGTGTTACTTAGCGAATACATCCCCGCGCTGTTTAGGCATATGAGGATGTTAAATGGGCAAGTGTTTGTTAATTCGGAGGCCAGGTTAGCGGCTGCGCATGTGCTTCAATATGCGGTTACGGGCCTAACGCATACGTCAGAACAATATCTTCCGCTTAACAAGGTGTTTTGCGGGATGCCGCTGGCTGAGCCCGTGCCGGAGGGTATAACGCTTACTGCCGGGCAAAAAGAGCTTATTTCAGGTATGATACTTAATATGGTAAGCCAGTGGCCGGTAATTGGCAAAACAAGCGTAGAGGGTTTCAGGGGTAACTGGCTGGTCCGCGACGGGCTGCTACGTGAAACGGAAGAACGGTGGGAACTGGCCGTAGAACCAAGGCCCTACGATATATTGATCAATCAATTCCCTTTCTCTTTTTCAATTATAAAATATCAGTGGATGGATAAGCCCCTCCACGTAAAATGGAAAATATAAAAACGAAATTTATGAAACCTGATAGCTTAAAAATGGACAGCAGCTAACCCATGTAACTGCAAAGCGTAACTAACAAAATTAAATGATCACAAAACAATAAATTATGAACTCTTACAACGACAACTTGCATTCCAGTGTGGTTAATACGCTGCAAACGCTTGAACTGGCCGAAAAAAGTCTCAAGTCGAACCTGGATGCTTCTATTTTCAGCCTCTATTATGCCGAAGGCGCAATTATTACCGCAAGTGAAAACCTCAATTTGGCGAATCTTAAATACAAAAGCCAACAGAATATAAGTTCGCAGGCGGTTAAAAACGCGAATATTGCCACTAACCTGGCAGCCGCTGCAACGCAGCAAAAAAATTATACGGCACAATCTGTTACCAATACCGCGGTTAGTGCGTCGAACATCCAGATAGCCTCAAACGCGGTAGTTAGATTGGCCAGTGATATGGGCAGCATATTCAGCATACTTAAAGCTGCCGATGCCGAAGGTGAGCTTTACCTCCAGGGCGAAACGGCTTACCGCTTAATAAACGCGACGGCTTACGATGCGGAAAAGTTATCGCAAACCGCTATGGAGGCCTCTACCTATACCGCCGAAGTATCATCGAGCACGGTGGCTGATGAAGCGGCTGTTACAAATACCGCTATTGCCAACCTGCTGGCCGTTACCAACGCGGATTTCAGCGCTACTGCAGCAACTGTAACTGCAGACCATGCCGCACTGGCTGCCGCGGGCGCCACCGAAAAAGTGGCGGAAGGTACCCTTGAATCAAGCAACGCCGAATATTTTTCGGTAAGGTCCGCTTATCGTCTCAATAATCGGGAGCTTAATCTTAACCTTACAGTGGCCAACAAAACCAGCATATCTTACGACGTGTACTTTAATTATTATAATGCGCCGTTCAAGCCGGACAAAAACCATTCGGCATCGGAAAAAAACGAAACAACTGTTGACAGCTACCCCGTGCAGCATTACTATATCATGCTGGTAAAGGATAGCAAGAAGCAGGTGTTTACGATATCAAATGCGGAGAATTTGGTATTGAACCATAAACAAAGGAAATTAGTGACGTTGCCAGCAACACCTGCCAAACGACTGATTCAAACGACCATTTCTATAGATGATTTATTAGATTCTGACGGACAGCCGATGCAGCTTGGTGCTAAATACGCGGTTTTTGTATTTGCCCAGCTCAAAGAAGATTATAAAAAACTCATCAATAATTTTGATGATTATCTGTCGGCACCTTCAGAGTCCTTCGCGTTAACGGTCGACCTGGTGAGTCCCGGGCATAAAGCCATAGGCTACAAGGATGGAGAAGTTACGTTTACGGTAGTTGAACCAAGCGGTGTACCTGTGCAACACCGGGTAATATATTTGCCTGATAACAAAGGGCTTATTAACGGTTTGCTATCGGTAGAAGGGCTGCGGAGTATTGAGAAGGAAGTATTAAAGCTGGAAATGATAGCCGATAAATACGATCCGCTTATATCAAACCTCGAAGCACAATTACTAACGCTTCAGGCGGATATGAGCGCCACATCTGAACGGCTTGACGCCACAAACGAAGGGACAGCGGCGCCAACTGCTGATAAGGCCGGTGCCAAAGCCGGCTCGTCCGACCAAAAGGCGTTAAGCAATACCAAAGCTGAATATACCCGCCTTAGGCATGAACTGACAAAAGCCCGTAAAGAAAGGGATAACGAGATGAAAGCCATTACGCCTGCCAAACAGGAACACCCGGGCTTTTTCTTCAATACCAAAATAGCCGAACAGGTATCATTTGCAAATTATACCGTAGTTCATCCTTCCAAAGACAAGGAAGAAGTGAAAAACGGCGTTTTTCATGTGAAGATCGATTCGACGGTTACCGATAATTTTGGCGATCCGCTTATACCGGGATACCATTATATACCGGTGGTGCTAACGGTGCCCAACGTGCCTGAAGAGGATATGGTGCAGTACAAGAACGCGCTGTCGGAATACGCCAAAACAAAACCTTTTAAATATGAAATAAGTTCATCAAACCCTAAATCTGAAACCATATGAGCACTTTATTAATGCCCCCTGCTAAAAGGTACGGGGTCACCGAAAAGAAAAAATCTGAGCTTGATGCTTTGACCCTACAGGTAACCGACGCGCAGTATACTGTGCAGCAGTTGCAGGCTATTGTAGATTCGCTTACCGTTAAGGCGGCAAATTTCCAGGCGTATCTTGTTACAAACGATAATAACAGGGTGCAGGCGCTCAATAATAAAAACCTGGTAACGCAAATAGTTCAATCGGCCACAACTTTGCAGCAAAATTCAGAAACGGCATTCAACGCCATCGTAATTGCCGACGCGAAAACCCGGGACGTAGCCGTTGGGGTGAAAGCACTGATAGATAAGTTGATCTACGCAGCGGAGGTAATCAATAAGCTGTCGAATCTTATTATCAGGAAAAAAGCGCTCAACCCTTTGATCAATGATGATCTGGTCACCCGTGTCAGCACTGCGGGTGCCGATGCCAATAATGCGGTCGCCTTAACACTGGTGGCGTTGCAGTCGGCTTATGCTGCGCAGGCATCAAACTTGCAGTCGGAAGCGGCATCGGCGCTGCAGTATACGCAGGCCATGAAGCTGTTTGACGTTTTAACGGTTAACGGTGCAGATTCGAAGGATACATCGAAATCTATCACTACACTGCTGGACGAGGCTTACGAGAATGCCAAAAAAGCTTACGATCAGTCGCTTAAAGCTTCAAATGCTACTAACCAGCAACTGAGCGAGGCAACGGCAAATCTTGTTCAGGCACAAATCAAGCTTCGGTCGTACCAGCTTGGCCTTGCTGCTGCCAACGCCGCCGCTTTGGCTTCTTAAGTACCGTCATCATTCGCTCCCCGCACCGGGGAGCGAATTTTAACACATCCAGTATATGAACAATCTTTTCCATAAATTCTATAGGAGTTTTTATTTGAAAACCGGTGGATATATCCCCGCCAAGCCTTTGAGCCAGCCACTTTACCCCGGCGATTTTTTTCAGATACGGAATGGTGAAATGGTAGTGCTTGGGAATATTTTTTTTAGCCATATCATCGGGCCGGAGGATGTAAACATCAGCTACGACGAGCACCTGAACGGCGCCGAGTGGAAGTTTGAAGACGGTGTAAGCCGGCCGTACTCGGGCAGGAGCAGCGGGCATGGAGCTGGCCCCGGCGAGTTCGAGTTTAGCAAGCAGGTACTTGCCTTCGCCGGTTATGGCAGTTTTGTATTCTCATCCGCTGACCGTAAACTGGTGAGGATCGCCAACTGGAGCGACCTGCAGGATCAACTGATCATCAAGCTTACGCAGGTTTATTATTCCTTCAGGGAGGTATTTGTTGTAACAGAAAGCGCAAGCACGGCGCATTGGAGCCTGGCCGTTGGCGGTAGCCAGGATGCGGAACTTGAAATAGCGACCGCCACGGAAAATTTTGGCCTTGTGGATATTTTTGGCCACCCCGATGTGCGCACTATCCAGTCTAAAAACGTGGAGTATTACCACATGGAAAAGCAACGACGGCCGGCATTTTTCCGCGCTAAAAAACTGGTGGTACAGGACGAAAAGATCGGTGTGTTTATCAACGAGTTAATACTCCACCGGCGAAAGCACCAGGAGTGGGCGCTGGGCTTTTATGAACAGTTCGACACGGATTCGGTGTATATACACGCCCTAAGCGGTAATCCCGGATACAGTTTGCTCGATTCGCTGCGCGCTAATGAGCTGAACGCCAATACCGCGCTGCTGTATTTTAAATGGGCCGATATGAACCTTGATGATGTGGAGGCATTATTCCCCAGGTATGGAAACTGAACCTTTTTTAAAAGATATACAAACCGAACTTGCATGGCTGCAGGAAGTTATTCAGCAGGCCATAGGGTTTTACCTCTTACACGAGGGTTATGATAAGAACTGGACCGCGTTACCCGTGCCGGACCTTGCCGGTTCGGGATCGCCGTATGCAGATACCGTAAACGGATGGAACCTTACCGCATGTCAAAGAATTGCCCTGGCCCTGGCCATGGCGCCACATATACGACCGGAGATACTGGACGTATTTTATGGTCGTAACCAGTTAACCGACAGGCCATTTACCGAGTTTGGCGGGTGCCCGGAAAAAGGCCACCCGGGTTTTATTCCGTCGGGGCAAACGCTTAGCTTTTTATTAACCGCCAACGATGTGCTAAAATCAGCCGAGTTGAACAAGGTGCTGTCGGACGAAAGCGTACTGATAAAAGAGAAAGTTATAAGCCTGGCCGAGCCGGACGAAGGGCTGCCCGCGCTTGACGGGCAGCTTATCATGAGTAAAGAGTGGGTGCGATATTTTATTACCGGCGAAAAGACGGCCCCGTCGTACGACCCGGCATTCCCGGCGCAAAAAATATCAACCCCGATGGAATGGAGCGATGTGGTGCTTGACCACGCCACGCTTG includes:
- a CDS encoding contractile injection system tape measure protein — protein: MRQREGHIVSTLSWDTTFDNRALGFDLQNRLSQWSRFVMPGELDYVFKAVCPEGMSLSIHSLEIDLGEIEVNELEAQLKRRLVATLREKLADMLSYGVPGQNLKLVTQTLASIESLRYFLVNGMMPWNYSGGDVNALVGVLFKEQPHQTIELLRETGTVYTATRKRMAWQFNKANYNATIRGFEPVSYDQINCLSAEMVRLQHKEQFVRSSVADLEKEIRLWILNYLLSDRGTIFNNLAFMKDILVQMAHRHNIAYCDLLLLIENAIVKPNLAFNVKGDFMTVINMLSEQQRLTAVSLPDNNLNLPGSTAARRKQARAGNPSPAQFAAYIVNAGYPDSHSSLLALPVDVKYWLKNATGLDDHFMAVFFNACQYTLPCDVVKLVQLFTKLPGGIPPLAGRYKTRAICVAYLLKYRQQITIKTFLGYLLQQCANISGTTTTQVYNTLCRVIMASRFQGLSMADFTHLAAVPAEMNYIKNDKAPFAAIVYNLNTYTLQNAINRTGRDFLRLLRADLKALIRLDAHRVLQLLRAYKNKAFLFGPLPLLTDNWSIDRLLRAGKGANFGVVTQFIKITGSNSVLAGSKEVAWLQRNVVTLALKALILQPGLSAKLLVTQLAELAERSGRFTPEFVTWLRDQLSLEPLPAERRRQRRPTAAQSGSNTETIELVNTLLLDEKTAPDAVQEILQQYHFNHPVIQAIKQNTHLYRLLLNRLFSKDTQQVTGLVSTVLARICRTTPNVNKVSVQRTLTDLFWQCILATGWYRLGFRGFKKNFEAAVSYHYPGIIVTGSDRLQVRGQIYVAPHNFAGLANISHAGLTKSLKTAIAAGTNTLAGGRQSITFTDVLFQIVTGEGDPLKFSAGLALSDQEILRFMQKVDLEQVLYRLNISKPSLSQRIGDLAFIILLLDASGGGVDNEAAMMNVYRQALLFSSGQGSWQPALDKLFKQTLALLKTNAALSNKLAVKFNAAGFGISSNMRRNFISRASASQQKFIAKLNAAGLKALKATGTELPLTTAGNLSPQAVKTLSKDVLRAHQTNVTEQLLYMVVTGQDVPTWFAPRPLYSAAMLAEEIVARHPLTLLNILKSERLTGQEYERLAAVLPFQQLQHVLLVTNCGRSVIYELERLYNALGEMAFGAVTGRHIQMLLYRKLLLVIKSGNRSLISAGRIWQELIWDMQVNFNIPKSDFVRLAAKKANLLPPGYRAALGLIIAAGEAKALKDKFINTKLLTEMPIIQKPAGVTTEPVPVKNAGMVLLSEYIPALFRHMRMLNGQVFVNSEARLAAAHVLQYAVTGLTHTSEQYLPLNKVFCGMPLAEPVPEGITLTAGQKELISGMILNMVSQWPVIGKTSVEGFRGNWLVRDGLLRETEERWELAVEPRPYDILINQFPFSFSIIKYQWMDKPLHVKWKI